From the genome of Colwellia psychrerythraea 34H, one region includes:
- a CDS encoding aspartate aminotransferase family protein, with amino-acid sequence MSEHFSVERGLFDDVMVPNYAPSAVIPVRGQGSRVWDQQDKEYIDFAGGIAVSALGHCHPALVGALKEQGEKIWHLSNVQTNEPALRLAKKLVDSTFAEKVYFCNSGAESNEAALKLARRWALDVHGADKSQIIAFKQGFHGRTFFTVTVGGQAAYSDGFGPKPGDIDHAEYNNLDSLKALISDKTCAVMIEPLQGEGGIVSPTDEFIKGVRALCDQHNALLIFDEVQTGVGRLGELYAYMDLGVTPDILTSAKGLGGGFPIGAMLTTTEIAKHLKIGTHGSTYGGNPLACAVSEAVLDTVNTTEVLAGIKAKAKLYVDGLNAINAKYNVFSEIRGKGLLIGAVLTEKYQGQAKTFLNAAMDEGVMVLVAGASIIRFAPSLVIPDEDIALGLARFEKAIVSLV; translated from the coding sequence ATGTCAGAACATTTTTCAGTTGAACGCGGCTTATTTGATGATGTAATGGTGCCAAACTATGCACCTTCAGCGGTTATTCCAGTTCGCGGTCAAGGCTCTAGAGTGTGGGATCAACAAGACAAAGAATATATAGATTTCGCCGGCGGTATTGCCGTTAGCGCTTTGGGTCACTGTCACCCAGCTTTAGTAGGTGCTTTAAAAGAGCAAGGCGAGAAAATCTGGCATTTATCTAATGTTCAAACAAATGAGCCAGCATTACGCTTAGCAAAAAAATTAGTTGATAGTACTTTTGCTGAAAAAGTTTATTTTTGTAATTCAGGCGCTGAGTCAAATGAAGCGGCACTTAAATTAGCTCGTCGTTGGGCATTAGACGTACATGGTGCAGATAAATCACAAATCATTGCTTTTAAGCAAGGTTTCCATGGCCGTACTTTCTTTACTGTAACGGTTGGTGGTCAAGCTGCTTATTCTGATGGCTTTGGTCCAAAACCAGGTGATATCGATCATGCAGAATATAATAACCTTGATAGTTTAAAAGCACTAATCTCTGATAAAACGTGTGCCGTAATGATTGAACCATTACAAGGTGAAGGCGGTATTGTTTCACCAACAGATGAATTCATTAAAGGTGTTCGCGCTTTATGTGATCAACACAATGCCTTGTTAATTTTTGATGAAGTACAAACAGGTGTTGGCCGTTTAGGTGAGTTATACGCCTATATGGATCTAGGTGTTACTCCTGATATTTTAACTTCGGCTAAAGGTTTAGGTGGTGGTTTCCCTATCGGCGCTATGCTTACTACTACAGAGATTGCTAAGCACCTTAAAATTGGTACTCATGGCAGTACTTACGGTGGTAACCCATTAGCTTGTGCTGTTTCTGAAGCAGTATTAGATACAGTAAATACAACAGAAGTTTTAGCTGGTATCAAAGCTAAAGCTAAACTTTACGTTGATGGCTTAAACGCAATTAATGCAAAATATAATGTTTTCTCTGAAATTCGTGGTAAAGGTTTATTAATCGGTGCGGTATTAACCGAAAAATACCAAGGCCAAGCTAAAACCTTTTTAAATGCGGCAATGGATGAAGGCGTTATGGTATTAGTTGCTGGCGCAAGTATTATTCGCTTTGCACCATCACTTGTAATTCCTGATGAAGATATTGCTCTTGGTTTAGCACGCTTTGAAAAAGCTATCGTTAGCTTAGTTTAA
- a CDS encoding FeoA family protein has protein sequence MTLAELPLNKPAKISALPKDEAIAAQLIEQGFTLRSHVSLAHKAPFNGPMAFRLHNTKISIQRDIAKQIGVNF, from the coding sequence ATGACTCTAGCTGAACTTCCCCTTAATAAACCAGCCAAAATTAGCGCGCTACCGAAAGATGAAGCTATCGCTGCTCAATTGATTGAACAGGGCTTCACGCTTAGGTCACATGTATCATTAGCGCATAAGGCTCCTTTTAATGGCCCAATGGCTTTTCGCTTACACAATACTAAAATTAGCATTCAGCGAGATATCGCAAAGCAAATTGGCGTTAATTTTTAA
- the glnK gene encoding P-II family nitrogen regulator yields MKIISAIIKPFKLDDVREAISEVGVEGITVSEVKGFGRQKGHTELYRGAEYQVDFLPKVKIEIAVNEELVERLVEAITKSAYTGKIGDGKIFVYNLEQAIRIRTGEQDSEAL; encoded by the coding sequence ATGAAAATAATTAGCGCAATCATAAAGCCATTTAAATTAGATGATGTTAGAGAGGCTATTTCTGAAGTAGGCGTCGAAGGTATCACGGTAAGTGAAGTCAAAGGCTTTGGTCGTCAAAAAGGGCATACCGAACTATACCGAGGCGCTGAATACCAAGTTGATTTCTTGCCAAAAGTAAAAATAGAAATTGCGGTGAATGAAGAACTTGTTGAACGTTTAGTTGAAGCCATCACTAAATCTGCTTACACCGGAAAAATTGGTGACGGTAAGATTTTTGTTTATAACTTAGAACAAGCTATCCGTATCCGTACGGGCGAGCAAGATTCTGAAGCACTTTAA
- a CDS encoding HDOD domain-containing protein, producing MQIFENNQTVATVYQRAISLSICKDFAEKQSGKVSMVDHQGSEQENRRRELLSVEVQAQQEKIIAEHGEEHFRKQTKQNFFSRLRTQINSDFDNKEHLYHYVLGIEDACPAILDILSARAASVNQIKDLAASLSWLTIDLISLVNKPQYRKRADVQVTDAKLALSYIGLDNLKLVMPTFTLKHWLPTSTAPYGLMKRKLWNDSLSIALASRVLAKEQGLDEFTAFTTGMLSNIGRLAVTRCYLTKFSEMHKKEVREAFEKKDKRLHNVLSKIETSEELLLEQLIMRSSQLSADLIEKMHFKRLAITEPIFDLAYADNIEKMHPIAQLVAKAKAYVAFRALAKEELIDSDESKKLLSTVNLTPAEITLLKKSDIDHIKLNFN from the coding sequence ATGCAGATTTTTGAAAACAATCAAACTGTTGCCACAGTTTATCAACGTGCTATTAGCCTCTCTATCTGTAAAGATTTTGCGGAAAAGCAAAGTGGTAAAGTCTCTATGGTTGATCATCAAGGTAGCGAACAAGAAAACCGCCGCCGAGAATTGTTATCTGTTGAAGTGCAAGCTCAACAAGAGAAGATTATTGCCGAGCATGGCGAAGAACATTTTCGAAAACAAACGAAACAAAATTTCTTTAGTCGTCTGCGTACGCAAATTAATAGTGACTTTGATAATAAAGAACACCTCTATCATTATGTATTAGGCATTGAAGATGCCTGTCCTGCTATCCTTGATATTTTATCTGCTCGTGCGGCTTCAGTGAATCAAATCAAAGATCTTGCTGCTTCATTATCTTGGTTAACCATTGATTTAATTAGCTTAGTGAATAAACCACAATATAGAAAACGTGCTGATGTACAAGTTACTGATGCCAAACTAGCGTTAAGTTATATTGGTTTAGATAATTTAAAATTAGTGATGCCAACTTTTACGTTAAAACATTGGTTGCCAACTAGTACAGCTCCTTACGGTTTAATGAAACGTAAACTTTGGAATGATAGTTTATCCATTGCACTGGCTTCACGCGTATTAGCCAAAGAGCAAGGCCTTGATGAATTTACTGCTTTTACCACAGGTATGTTGTCAAACATTGGCAGACTTGCTGTCACTCGCTGCTATTTAACAAAGTTTAGTGAGATGCATAAAAAAGAAGTACGGGAAGCCTTTGAGAAAAAAGACAAACGTTTGCACAATGTTTTATCAAAAATTGAGACTAGTGAAGAGTTGCTCCTTGAGCAGCTAATTATGCGAAGTTCGCAACTTTCTGCTGATTTAATTGAGAAAATGCATTTTAAACGACTTGCTATCACCGAGCCCATCTTTGATTTAGCTTACGCTGATAATATTGAGAAAATGCACCCTATTGCACAACTTGTTGCCAAAGCTAAAGCCTATGTCGCTTTTAGAGCGCTAGCGAAAGAAGAATTAATTGATAGTGATGAAAGTAAAAAGTTACTCAGTACGGTTAATTTAACACCTGCCGAAATAACACTATTGAAAAAAAGCGATATTGATCACATCAAGCTTAACTTCAATTAA
- a CDS encoding ammonium transporter has product MEQNIFQLQYALDTFYFLICGALVMWMAAGFSMLEAGLVRAKNTTEILTKNVALYAIACIMYLVVGYDIMYGGGVFLNGIALDGASDAEALVGAVLAESAEAGFDGGAVYSNASDFFFQVVFVATAMSIVSGAVAERMKLWAFLAFTVVLTGFIYPMEGSWTWNGDAVFGLYTLGDLGFSDFAGSGIVHMAGASAALAGVLLLGARKGKYSKDGKVNAIPGANLPMATLGTFILWMGWFGFNGGSVLKLADINSANSVAMVFLNTNAAAAAGAISALIFAKILFKKADLTMTLNGALAGLVAITAEPSTPSPLQATIFGAIAGVIVVMSILALDKVKIDDPVGAISVHGVVGFFGLMIVPITNSSSSFSGQLIGAATIFVWVFVTSFIVWFALKKVIGIRVSAEEEYEGVDISDCGMEAYPEFTRG; this is encoded by the coding sequence ATGGAACAAAATATATTTCAATTACAATACGCCTTAGACACCTTTTATTTTCTTATTTGTGGTGCCTTAGTAATGTGGATGGCCGCTGGTTTTTCAATGCTTGAAGCTGGCTTAGTACGTGCTAAAAACACTACCGAAATTTTGACTAAAAACGTCGCGCTATATGCAATTGCTTGTATTATGTACCTTGTTGTAGGTTACGATATTATGTATGGCGGTGGTGTTTTCTTAAATGGTATTGCGCTTGACGGTGCTAGCGATGCAGAAGCACTTGTTGGTGCTGTACTTGCTGAATCGGCTGAAGCTGGTTTTGATGGTGGCGCGGTTTACTCAAACGCTTCTGATTTCTTCTTTCAAGTAGTGTTTGTTGCTACGGCAATGTCGATTGTATCAGGTGCTGTTGCTGAGCGTATGAAGTTATGGGCTTTCTTAGCATTTACCGTTGTATTAACTGGCTTTATCTATCCTATGGAAGGTAGCTGGACTTGGAACGGTGATGCTGTCTTTGGCTTATATACCTTAGGTGACTTAGGTTTCTCTGATTTTGCTGGTTCAGGTATTGTTCACATGGCAGGTGCTTCTGCAGCATTAGCTGGTGTGTTATTACTTGGTGCTCGTAAAGGAAAATACAGTAAAGACGGTAAAGTTAACGCCATTCCTGGTGCTAACTTACCCATGGCGACATTAGGTACCTTTATTTTATGGATGGGTTGGTTTGGTTTTAATGGTGGCTCAGTATTAAAACTAGCTGACATTAATAGTGCTAACTCAGTAGCTATGGTGTTTTTAAATACCAATGCTGCCGCTGCTGCGGGTGCAATATCAGCGCTTATCTTTGCTAAAATATTGTTTAAAAAAGCGGATTTAACCATGACATTAAACGGTGCATTAGCAGGCTTAGTGGCTATTACGGCTGAACCTTCAACACCTTCACCATTGCAAGCAACAATCTTTGGTGCAATTGCGGGCGTTATTGTGGTGATGTCAATTTTAGCTTTAGATAAAGTGAAGATTGATGACCCAGTAGGTGCTATCTCAGTTCACGGTGTTGTTGGTTTCTTTGGTTTAATGATTGTTCCAATCACTAACTCGTCGTCTAGCTTCAGTGGTCAGCTTATTGGTGCAGCAACTATCTTTGTTTGGGTATTTGTTACTAGTTTCATTGTGTGGTTTGCTCTGAAAAAAGTTATTGGTATTCGTGTAAGTGCTGAAGAAGAATACGAAGGTGTTGATATCTCTGACTGTGGTATGGAAGCTTACCCTGAGTTCACTAGAGGTTAG
- a CDS encoding peptidylprolyl isomerase, producing MFTQITKKNTRKIFALVGIATATLGIANTATATIVAIKTSLSPDSIEINLFDKTTPETVKNFLNYIDNGHYTNSVVHRVSPGFVVQAGGFEFSGTWPLTPLEPNAPVVNEPVYSNVKGTIAMAKKGNDVNSATNQWFFNLKDNNDTSDANNLDRQNGGFTVFGQVIKGFDIIEKISLIQNLCTNGALQGIPMIIESNKTCTDMVVPGPENFVVIEQVTIIDSSGVTDDGLNPLLSKYPDSDGDGVKDIDDAFPSDPNKSVPDVEDSGGSMTWFTIAMLGLLATRKRFIES from the coding sequence ATGTTTACACAAATAACAAAGAAAAATACCAGAAAGATATTCGCCCTTGTCGGCATAGCCACTGCGACTTTAGGTATTGCAAACACAGCTACTGCCACCATAGTTGCAATTAAAACATCATTAAGCCCTGACAGTATTGAAATCAACTTATTTGATAAAACAACACCTGAAACAGTAAAGAACTTTCTTAACTATATTGATAATGGGCATTACACCAACTCGGTTGTTCATAGAGTTTCTCCTGGTTTTGTTGTGCAAGCGGGCGGTTTTGAATTTAGCGGTACTTGGCCATTAACACCTCTAGAGCCTAACGCTCCCGTAGTAAACGAACCGGTTTATTCTAATGTCAAAGGCACCATTGCCATGGCTAAAAAAGGCAATGATGTTAATAGTGCTACGAACCAATGGTTTTTTAATTTAAAAGATAACAATGACACCTCGGACGCTAATAACTTAGACCGACAAAACGGTGGTTTCACCGTTTTTGGTCAAGTTATTAAAGGCTTTGATATCATAGAAAAAATATCCCTGATTCAAAATCTTTGTACGAATGGCGCTTTACAGGGCATTCCTATGATAATTGAAAGTAATAAAACATGTACTGATATGGTCGTGCCAGGTCCGGAAAACTTTGTTGTGATTGAACAAGTAACAATCATCGATAGTTCAGGAGTTACTGATGACGGTTTGAATCCTCTACTATCAAAATACCCTGATAGTGATGGTGATGGCGTAAAGGATATCGATGATGCTTTCCCAAGTGATCCAAATAAAAGTGTGCCTGACGTGGAAGACAGTGGCGGCTCAATGACTTGGTTTACCATTGCAATGTTAGGATTATTAGCAACCAGAAAACGTTTTATCGAAAGTTAA
- a CDS encoding multiheme c-type cytochrome, which yields MRWRYFIILQAIILLIAAGLVYKHQDKAKLIKTPPIELAKWYKPDNKRQVWLHNMFKLRREMQAVEFYAQQQDAEHLQVWTEQLTEHYLKIADMVPAWQKKLSINTMEELKFASEQQDFTSVLVQHKTLQKSCDSCHDDYQAITALTYRTPDFSNIQITPELSFVEHMDMLTRQVNQIKISAQDGNKSLALSSLADLNDEMATLGETCVDCHKKDRKPYPSEMMKKTLSSLKTSIESGTAKQQGRDLGTLAVLACARCHGTHRIAYGAKKHLVKEVSFSNLIKH from the coding sequence ATGCGTTGGCGTTATTTTATTATTTTACAAGCTATTATCTTGCTGATTGCAGCAGGGCTCGTTTATAAACATCAAGATAAAGCTAAGTTAATTAAAACTCCGCCTATTGAATTGGCAAAGTGGTACAAACCTGACAATAAGCGTCAAGTTTGGCTACATAATATGTTTAAACTTCGCCGTGAAATGCAGGCGGTAGAATTTTATGCGCAACAGCAAGATGCTGAACATTTGCAAGTGTGGACAGAGCAGCTGACTGAACACTACCTTAAAATTGCCGACATGGTACCCGCTTGGCAAAAAAAATTATCGATAAACACGATGGAAGAATTGAAGTTCGCTAGTGAGCAACAGGATTTTACTTCGGTATTAGTTCAGCATAAAACGTTGCAAAAAAGTTGTGACTCTTGTCATGACGATTATCAAGCCATTACGGCTCTGACCTATAGAACGCCAGACTTCTCAAACATTCAAATAACCCCTGAGCTCAGTTTTGTTGAACATATGGATATGTTAACAAGGCAAGTGAACCAGATAAAAATTTCAGCACAGGATGGTAATAAGTCTTTAGCGCTATCATCTTTAGCAGACCTTAATGATGAAATGGCAACGTTGGGAGAAACCTGCGTAGATTGTCATAAAAAAGATCGTAAGCCTTACCCAAGTGAAATGATGAAAAAAACACTCAGTAGTTTAAAGACATCCATAGAATCAGGTACCGCTAAACAACAAGGACGCGATCTTGGTACGTTAGCCGTATTAGCATGTGCTCGTTGTCATGGCACACACCGTATTGCTTATGGCGCTAAAAAACATTTAGTTAAAGAGGTTAGCTTCAGTAATTTGATAAAGCACTAA
- a CDS encoding glutaredoxin family protein has translation MKRVVLYTMEKCPHCQTAKRYLEQQGIAFRLCNIKTAKGQKEFSATGFRGVPVLKVGDQLLNGFSVQAFTELYKN, from the coding sequence ATGAAAAGAGTTGTCTTATATACCATGGAAAAGTGTCCTCATTGCCAAACGGCAAAACGTTACCTTGAACAGCAAGGTATTGCTTTTAGGTTATGTAATATTAAAACGGCAAAAGGACAGAAAGAGTTTTCAGCCACCGGCTTTAGGGGGGTACCTGTGCTGAAGGTAGGTGACCAGCTACTTAACGGTTTTTCAGTTCAAGCGTTTACTGAACTGTATAAAAACTAA
- the astA gene encoding arginine N-succinyltransferase — MIIVRPIKTSDLKALYQIAIDSGHGFTSLPVNEQLLQQRISLAEESFSKEVSQAGKEGYLFVMEDTETGDVVGTSGIEAAVGLDDAFYHYHLGKVVHSSRELNIYNTVETLSLCNDYTGASEICTLFLSNSHRKNNNGRFLSRFRFLFIAEHKERFSDTIIAEMRGVSDNEGRSPFWNWLEEHFFSMDFPTADYLTGIGKKEFIAELMPKYPIYVNLLSKEAQDVIDKVHPQTVPALRLLEAEGFARRGYVDIFDAGPTVESNVNNIRSVNQSKRCQVIIDEVQSTDNYIICNSKVEDFRATQAPLSLRDTANQVVISQAVADALMVSAGDWVRIISN; from the coding sequence ATGATCATTGTACGTCCTATTAAAACAAGTGACTTGAAAGCCTTATACCAAATCGCGATAGATTCTGGCCACGGTTTTACGTCACTACCAGTAAATGAACAATTACTTCAACAACGCATTAGCCTTGCTGAAGAATCCTTTTCAAAAGAAGTGAGCCAAGCGGGAAAAGAAGGTTATCTTTTTGTTATGGAAGATACCGAAACAGGTGACGTTGTTGGTACCAGTGGTATTGAAGCTGCTGTTGGTTTAGATGATGCTTTTTATCATTATCATTTAGGTAAAGTTGTCCATAGCTCACGAGAACTGAATATTTACAATACCGTAGAAACCTTGTCACTATGTAATGATTACACCGGTGCGAGTGAAATTTGTACGTTATTTTTAAGTAATAGTCATCGTAAAAATAACAATGGTCGTTTTTTATCACGTTTCCGCTTTCTTTTTATCGCGGAACATAAAGAACGCTTTTCTGACACCATTATTGCAGAAATGCGTGGTGTTTCAGACAATGAAGGTCGCTCACCATTTTGGAATTGGCTTGAAGAACATTTTTTCTCAATGGACTTCCCTACTGCTGATTACTTAACTGGTATAGGTAAAAAAGAATTTATTGCTGAGTTAATGCCGAAGTATCCAATTTACGTCAATTTGCTAAGTAAAGAAGCACAAGACGTAATTGACAAGGTGCATCCGCAAACAGTACCAGCACTTCGCTTATTAGAAGCGGAAGGTTTTGCAAGACGTGGCTATGTTGATATTTTTGATGCGGGTCCTACGGTGGAATCGAATGTTAACAATATTAGATCGGTTAACCAAAGTAAGCGTTGCCAAGTGATCATTGATGAAGTGCAATCAACTGATAATTACATTATTTGTAATAGTAAAGTTGAAGACTTTAGAGCCACTCAAGCGCCACTTTCATTACGCGACACAGCTAACCAAGTTGTGATTAGTCAAGCCGTTGCCGATGCATTGATGGTCAGTGCTGGTGATTGGGTTCGTATAATATCTAATTAG
- a CDS encoding anthranilate synthase component II: MLLMIDNYDSFTFNLVHYFQALGQEVVVYRNNEISLKEIEQLTPQYIVISPGPCDPDSAGISLDVVKEFAGKIPLLGVCLGHQCIAQHFGASVVKAKKVMHGKTSKISHNQQGLFAELNHPLQVTRYHSLIVDKQSLPAELTMTAWSQNEQGEVDEIMALEHKTLPISSVQFHPESILTEQGQCLLANFIKQFKNYPIS, encoded by the coding sequence TTGTTATTAATGATCGACAATTACGACTCATTTACTTTTAATTTAGTGCATTATTTTCAAGCGCTAGGTCAAGAGGTTGTTGTCTATAGAAATAATGAAATTAGCCTTAAAGAAATTGAGCAATTAACGCCTCAATATATTGTTATATCGCCTGGTCCTTGTGATCCTGATTCGGCTGGCATCTCCCTTGACGTGGTAAAAGAATTCGCCGGTAAAATACCTTTATTAGGTGTCTGTTTAGGCCATCAATGTATTGCACAGCATTTTGGTGCTAGTGTGGTAAAAGCAAAAAAAGTTATGCATGGTAAAACCTCCAAGATTTCACACAATCAACAAGGTTTATTCGCTGAATTAAATCATCCATTACAAGTAACACGTTATCATTCTCTGATAGTTGACAAACAATCATTACCAGCAGAACTCACCATGACGGCATGGAGCCAAAATGAACAAGGTGAGGTAGATGAAATTATGGCGCTAGAACATAAAACGCTTCCGATTAGCAGTGTACAATTCCATCCAGAATCAATACTTACGGAGCAAGGACAATGTTTATTAGCAAATTTTATCAAGCAATTTAAAAATTACCCGATAAGCTAA
- a CDS encoding alginate export family protein, producing MKTVVNKFTLTLISAAILAAPTAFAGETEHGNSITEALSESTVKVNLRARYEGVDQDGIDKKAAALTLKSRITIDTGSYSNFSLGLEVDKVDALVDDYNSTQNGNTEYPVVVDPQSTDVNQAFIKYANNGFSAVVGRQRVLHNNQRFVGGVGWRQNEQTYDGVRAQYKADAFLADYSYIQNINDIKGGNVKGDFHLVNAKYNINKSHKLAGFAYLLDYDAVANYKNSSSTVGALYNGKFGKFLVNASLATQSDNGDNPMSYSAMYINAEAGYNFGQVTVLGGYELLGSDDGKVAFNTPLATKHKFNGWADKFLGTPKEGLQDIYLTAKGKVSGVKWAATYHDFSSDEGSIDFGNELDLVATYQINKNYGVLVKAANYSEGDSGIAPTDTNKLWVQMTAKF from the coding sequence ATGAAAACAGTAGTAAATAAGTTTACCTTAACATTAATCAGTGCAGCAATTTTAGCAGCTCCTACCGCCTTTGCTGGTGAAACAGAACACGGCAACAGCATTACTGAAGCGTTAAGTGAGAGCACAGTTAAAGTTAATTTACGCGCTCGTTACGAAGGCGTAGATCAAGACGGTATAGACAAAAAGGCTGCAGCGTTAACGCTAAAAAGTCGTATCACAATTGACACAGGCAGTTACAGTAACTTCTCGCTTGGTTTAGAAGTTGATAAAGTAGATGCTCTAGTAGATGACTATAATAGTACTCAAAATGGTAACACTGAATATCCAGTAGTTGTTGATCCACAAAGTACTGACGTAAACCAAGCTTTTATCAAGTACGCAAACAATGGCTTTAGTGCCGTAGTTGGTCGCCAACGTGTTTTACACAACAATCAGCGTTTTGTTGGTGGTGTAGGCTGGCGTCAAAATGAACAAACATATGATGGAGTTCGCGCACAATATAAAGCGGATGCTTTCTTAGCTGACTATAGCTACATCCAGAACATCAATGATATTAAAGGCGGAAACGTTAAAGGTGATTTCCACTTAGTTAATGCGAAGTACAACATTAACAAAAGTCATAAATTAGCGGGTTTTGCTTACCTTCTAGACTATGATGCTGTCGCTAACTATAAAAACTCTAGCAGCACAGTAGGTGCTCTATATAATGGCAAGTTTGGTAAGTTTTTAGTAAATGCTAGCCTCGCGACTCAAAGCGACAATGGTGATAACCCAATGAGCTATTCAGCAATGTATATTAATGCTGAAGCAGGTTATAACTTTGGTCAAGTAACTGTTTTAGGTGGTTATGAATTATTGGGTAGTGATGATGGTAAAGTTGCATTTAACACGCCATTAGCAACTAAGCATAAATTCAACGGTTGGGCTGATAAATTCTTAGGTACTCCAAAAGAAGGTCTACAAGATATTTATTTAACTGCCAAAGGTAAAGTGTCAGGCGTTAAATGGGCAGCAACTTACCATGATTTCTCATCGGATGAAGGTAGCATTGATTTTGGTAACGAGTTAGATTTAGTTGCCACTTACCAAATTAACAAAAACTATGGTGTTTTAGTTAAAGCTGCTAACTATAGCGAAGGTGATTCAGGCATAGCTCCAACTGATACCAATAAACTTTGGGTTCAAATGACAGCTAAGTTCTAA